Proteins encoded within one genomic window of Paenarthrobacter sp. JL.01a:
- a CDS encoding MarR family winged helix-turn-helix transcriptional regulator — MPDMERWPTSRLLSTAARLVELAWNEKLRPLGLTYPAVLTLDAVAAAGPIAPGKLAQNIRVQAQTIGPLLARLESRGFIVREANRFDRRGQLVSITALGKDLLEQSHGLENAALANVDLDSESLRKELIAIVRETEIG; from the coding sequence ATGCCTGATATGGAACGTTGGCCGACCAGCCGGTTGCTGTCCACTGCGGCACGGCTGGTGGAACTTGCTTGGAATGAGAAACTCCGCCCGCTGGGTCTGACCTACCCGGCGGTCCTGACACTCGATGCGGTCGCGGCCGCCGGCCCCATCGCCCCGGGGAAACTGGCCCAAAACATCCGCGTGCAAGCCCAGACCATCGGACCGCTCCTTGCGAGGCTCGAGTCACGCGGCTTCATAGTCCGTGAGGCCAACCGCTTCGACCGCCGCGGCCAACTGGTCTCCATCACCGCCCTGGGCAAGGATCTGCTGGAACAGTCCCACGGCCTGGAAAATGCAGCACTTGCCAACGTAGACCTCGACTCCGAGAGCCTGCGCAAGGAGCTCATCGCTATCGTGAGGGAAACCGAAATCGGCTAG